From a single Glycine soja cultivar W05 chromosome 19, ASM419377v2, whole genome shotgun sequence genomic region:
- the LOC114399101 gene encoding exonuclease DPD1, chloroplastic/mitochondrial-like: MKTGSMIFSLLHVPRFRIQSLANCWGETFHSFSTTCGNNYNVRLLGSRIYGLQGGQRKKWTRPITTNIEGKGSTKSKSIKHEILSETILANATVNVNKRQLDKSQEIQYCDIQQEIAENKDLSSYTVIVFDIETTGFSRENERIIEIALRDLQGGENSTFQTLVNPQCKVPNSHIHGITTHMVNKPGVPRMEDLIPILLQYVRSREKPGGDVIFVAHNARCFDVPFIINELRRYSVEIPPNWLFLDTLPLARELIKSGGTTLSSTSLAALRDLYGIKVDGSAHRAMVDVNALSLILSRLTSDLKLTLSDLVKKSFTESDIINSKNKKKN; this comes from the exons ATGAAGACAGGCTCCATGATTTTTTCATTGTTGCATGTACCTAGATTTAGAATACAAAGCTTAGCTAATTGCTGGGGTGAAACCTTCCACAGTTTCAGTACAACTTGTGGAAACAATTATAACGTCAGGCTGCTTGGTTCTAGAATTTATGGTCTTCAGGGAGGACAGAGAAAGAAGTGGACAAGACCTATAACTACAAATATAGAAGGCAAGGGAAGCACCAAATCAAAAAGTATCAAGCATGAGATTTTGAGTGAAACCATTTTAGCAAATGCTACAgtaaatgtaaataaaagaCAGCTAGATAAATCCCAAGAAATTCAGTATTGTGACATACAACAAGAGATTGCTGAGAATAAAGACTTGTCGAGCTATACTGTTATTGTTTTTGATATCGAGACCACAGGGTTTAGCAGAGAGAATGAAAGAATCATTGAAATTGCACTTCGAGATCTTCAGGGTGGCGAGAACAGCACTTTTCAGACTCTTGTAAACCCTCAATGCAAAGTTCCTAATTCACATATTCATGGCATTACTACTCATATGGTCAACAAACCTGGTGTTCCAAG GATGGAGGACCTAATTCCCATTTTATTGCAATACGTTCGAAGTCGTGAGAAGCCTGGGGGAGATGTTATATTTGTAGCTCATAATGCTCGCTGTTTTGACGTGCCCTTCATCATTAATGAGTTACGACGTTATTCTGTAGAGATTCCTCCTAATTGGTTGTTTTTGGACACCCTTCCTTTAGCCCGTGAACTAATCAAGTCCGGAG GAACAACACTTTCTTCAACATCCCTAGCTGCCCTTCGTGACCTCTACGGAATTAAAGTGGATGGATCAGCTCACAGGGCTATGGTAGATGTGAACGCATTGTCCTTGATTCTTTCCAGGTTGACCTCTGATCTGAAGTTGACCCTATCTGACCTTGTCAAAAAATCATTCACAGAATCAGATATTATCAACTCtaagaataaaaagaagaacTAG